The following are encoded in a window of Ranitomeya variabilis isolate aRanVar5 chromosome 6, aRanVar5.hap1, whole genome shotgun sequence genomic DNA:
- the LOC143781669 gene encoding histone H2B 1.1-like: MPDPAKSAPAAKKGSKKAVTKTQKKDGKKRRKTRKESYAIYVYKVLKQVHPDTGISSKAMGIMNSFVNDIFERIAGEASRLAHYNKRSTITSREIQTAVRLLLPGELAKHAVSEGTKAVTKYTSAK; the protein is encoded by the coding sequence ATGCCTGATCCCGCCAAGTCTGCCCCAGCGGCCAAGAAGGGCTCCAAGAAAGCCGTGACCAAGACTCAGAAGAAGGACGGAAAGAAGCGGAGGAAGACCAGGAAGGAGAGCTACGCCATCTACGTGTACAAGGTGCTGAAGCAGGTGCACCCCGACACCGGCATCTCCTCCAAGGCCATGGGCATCATGAACTCCTTCGTCAACGACATCTTCGAGCGCATCGCAGGGGAAGCCTCCCGCCTGGCTCACTACAACAAGCGCTCCACCATCACCTCCCGGGAGATCCAGACCGCCGTGCGCCTGCTGCTGCCCGGAGAGCTGGCCAAGCACGCCGTGTCCGAGGGCACCAAGGCCGTCACCAAGTACACCAGCGCCAAGTGA